The window CCAAGACGAAGCTGtaaattagatttattttaattggGGTGAAACGGTCCAGAAAATACCGGTACTGTCCTCCGACATTCTttcagttggggggggggggggcggggtcctGAGGTTCCTGCAGATGTGAGTGGAAACAacagctgccccctcccccagccccctcTTGGGTTTTGCTATAGAAGTGGGGACCAACGCTGTAACTCATTTTccagggttcgggttagaggagGTCCCGCTCAGGAAGCGGGTCCGTCCAATCAGACCCGAGCAGTGCCCCGACCAATCAGTGCCGAGgaccggggtgggggggcacaaaaACTTTTCTGTTTTCGGGGGGAATTAGTCGGCGGAGCGTGAAGCGTGAAGGCAGGAGGGGGACAAAGACGCACGAGGCGGGACAACCAGGCGAGAGCGCGCACAGAGAAGTTCGTGCGTGTTGGAGAGCGCAGGAGGAACCGACAATGGCAGGACAGGCGAGTCGGCGTGCACAGGCCCAGTGCGCGTGATTTCCATTCGGCCGCTCCGGGTCATGGACGAGACGGGACCCGCTTTCGGACTCGCGTCCCGCCGCGTCCTCGTGCGTGTTTGCAGCGAAGAATGGTGACGTCAGCTGGCTCGAGGTTATTTCCGAAAGGACCACGTGGGTTTTTGGCGCAAGCTGCTTGTGTGGAGTAACCGCGGGAGTCCCTGTGGTCCCGGTTCAGATGTGCTGGTGCAGAAGAGGTCCCTGATCCAAGCATGAGCCGCGGGTGCCGGGCCCTGGCGCTGCTCCCGTGGGTGCTGGTCCCGTGGGTGCTGCTCCCGGGGGTGCTGGTGGCCCTGGAGGCGCAGCTCCTGTGCTGGCAGGCTCTGCTGCGCTGCCACCAGGAGCCCGAGTGCGCCCTGGCCTACAGCCAGTACCTGGCGGCCTGTGGGGGCACCctcagggggcagcagcagtgcCCCAGCCACTGCATCAACACCCTCATCAGGCTGAACCACACCCGCAGCGGGCCCCCCCTGGAGGCCTGCGACTGCGCCCAGGACCTGCAGTGCCGGAGCGCCCAGCGGGCCATCCAGCCCTGCCTCCCACGCAGGCTCCCCAGCCACGCCGGAGGGATGGGCTGCACGGAGGCCCGGCAGAGGTGCGAGGAGGACGGGAGCTGCCACGCCTCCCTGGCGGCCTACCTGTCCTACTGCGGACAGCTGTTCAACGGCAGGAGGTGCTCCTCGGACTGTAAGGCCACCATCCAGCACATGCTGCTCCTGCCCGGCGGCGTGCTGCTGGACCGCTGCGTGTGCGACGGGGTGGAGAGGCCCTTCTGCGAGGTGGtgaaggagaacatgaggaggcTCTGCTTCACGGGGGACCACATGGTGGTCTCGGAGCAGCCTGAGGTGGACGACATgtacgaggacgaggacgaggacccCCAGAGGGgcgagggagaggaggtggacacGCGTGGCTCGCCggctcctcacacctcctcaggtggcctcacg is drawn from Takifugu flavidus isolate HTHZ2018 chromosome 2, ASM371156v2, whole genome shotgun sequence and contains these coding sequences:
- the si:ch1073-459b3.2 gene encoding growth arrest-specific protein 1, which gives rise to MSRGCRALALLPWVLVPWVLLPGVLVALEAQLLCWQALLRCHQEPECALAYSQYLAACGGTLRGQQQCPSHCINTLIRLNHTRSGPPLEACDCAQDLQCRSAQRAIQPCLPRRLPSHAGGMGCTEARQRCEEDGSCHASLAAYLSYCGQLFNGRRCSSDCKATIQHMLLLPGGVLLDRCVCDGVERPFCEVVKENMRRLCFTGDHMVVSEQPEVDDMYEDEDEDPQRGEGEEVDTRGSPAPHTSSGGLTLLLLPLLWML